The following are from one region of the Magallana gigas chromosome 4, xbMagGiga1.1, whole genome shotgun sequence genome:
- the LOC109620392 gene encoding tripartite motif-containing protein 3: MAFSESQIPPDAQHYLVCGIEDCEKNCQFYCNDCHQPMCEQCRDEHQKNKKTKNHEVVPYKQRKRPLPVEKCKIHPTRNIELLCEECQIPICSKCTATKEHRSHAFTDLEYVFDEKVSLKCHEEIAKIRNYFDPISQDLKKEIAGDVTEIKKIMEDIRTSMKAEAESVKKIVDTITSEKIEQVNKIEQSLLETLNGQNQKIDDYINYLNDLIKTFYGYLSPSNIEQLTLALKSESLIIPPIPETSKPVPPIFTAGQHSKEDVAKLLGRITVPNTKPENRKIKPMETASTQLKPTGKQRKQDREKSDVKQTLSLSSSVTKVREYTVPGVDDVLHISLGKSGRLWVSDVYGNLIQTDLQGNQLQKIQTSGYDGCHTVTQDGDLIYTDQDNKVIYRITPDNTITEFIKTGDWEPLSIHSSHINGDILVGMMKDGEPSKVTRYNKTGTEIQNIQRDNGGQGLYSYPHHITENINGDVCVSDHYIGVVVVDKSGRHRFSYTGQGSGLDPHGICTDVLGHILVCNGISATVHLLDQDGHFLSILLTEQQGVKCPYSVCVDDENNLWVGQHNTNRVKVYKYLQ, encoded by the coding sequence ATGGCATTTTCTGAATCCCAAATACCACCCGATGCCCAGCATTATTTGGTGTGTGGCATTGAAGACTGTGAGAAGAACTGccagttttactgcaatgactgtcaccaaccaatgtgtgaacaatgcagAGATGAGCATCAGAAGAATAAGAAAACCAAGAACCATGAAGTGGTTCCTTATAAACAACGAAAACGACCGCTTCCTGTGGAGAAATGTAAAATCCATCCCACAAGAAACATAGAACTTCTCTGTGAAGAATGCCAGATTCCCATTTGTTCTAAATGCACAGCCACAAAAGAACATCGCAGCCATGCATTTACCGACCTAGAATATGTCTTTGATGAAAAGGTTTCCTTAAAATGTCATGAAGAAATTGCCAAGATTCGAAACTATTTTGATCCAATTTCTCAAGATTTGAAAAAGGAAATTGCTGGAGATGTCACAGAAATAAAGAAGATCATGGAAGATATAAGAACATCCATGAAAGCTGAAGCCGAGTCAGTCAAAAAAATAGTAGATACAATTACATCAGAGAAAATAGAACAGGTCAACAAAATAGAACAGTCattattagaaacattaaacGGTCAAAACCAAAAAATAGATGATTACATAAACTATCtaaatgatttaattaagaCGTTTTATGGTTACCTATCTCCTTCAAACATAGAACAATTAACACTTGCTCTCAAATCAGAAAGCTTGATTATTCCACCCATACCAGAGACATCCAAACCAGTCCCACCCATATTTACTGCTGGTCAACACAGCAAGGAAGATGTCGCCAAACTACTGGGTAGAATAACTGTCCCCAACACTAAACCagagaacagaaaaataaaacccatgGAGACTGCCTCTACACAGTTGAAACCTACAGGGAAACAGAGGAAACAAGACAGAGAGAAATCTGACGTGAAACAAACACTGTCTCTGTCTTCCTCTGTCACCAAGGTCAGGGAGTACACAGTACCAGGTGTTGATGATGTATTGCATATATCACTGGGTAAATCAGGCAGACTCTGGGTCAGTGATGTGTATGGTAACCTTATCCAAACAGATCTACAGGGGAATCAGCTACAGAAGATACAAACCAGTGGATATGACGGCTGCCACACAGTCACACAGGACGGGGATCTGATCTATACAGACCAAGACAACAAAGTCATCTATAGGATAACACCGGATAATACAAtcactgaattcattaaaacaggaGACTGGGAACCACTCAGTATACACTCCTCCCACATCAACGGGGACATACTGGTGGGGATGATGAAGGATGGAGAGCCCTCTAAAGTCACCAGGTACAACAAGACAGGGacagaaatacagaacatacagaGAGATAATGGAGGACAGGGACTGTATAGTTATCCACACcacatcacagaaaacatcaatggtgatGTCTGTGTATCAGATCATTACATTGGTGTAGTGGTGGTGGATAAATCAGGACGACAcaggttctcctacacaggTCAGGGGTCAGGGCTTGATCCCCATGGAATATGTACTGATGTACTCggtcacatcctggtgtgtAATGGTATCAGTGCCACAGTACATCTTCTGGATCAGGACGGTCACTTCTTGTCTATACTACTCACAGAACAACAAGGAGTAAAGTGTCCCTATAGTGTGTGTGTGGATGATGAGAACAATCTCTGGGTGGGACAACATAACACCAACAGAGTGAAAGTGTACAAGTATCTACAGTGA